Proteins encoded together in one Onychomys torridus chromosome 1, mOncTor1.1, whole genome shotgun sequence window:
- the Golga7b gene encoding golgin subfamily A member 7B, protein MATEVHNLQELRRSASLATKVFIQRDYSDGTICQFQTKFPPELDSRIERQLFEETVKTLNGFYAEAEKIGGSSYLEGCLACATAYFIFLCMETHYEKVLKKISRYIQEQNEKVFAPRGLLLTDPVERGMRVIEISIYEDRCSSSSSSSGSSSGSGSSSAGGGGAGAR, encoded by the exons ATGGCCACTGAG GTTCACAATCTTCAGGAGCTCCGGCGAAGCGCATCACTGGCCACTAAGGTCTTTATCCAGAGAGACTACAGTGATGGCACCATCTGTCAGTTCCAGACCAAATTCCCCCCAGAGCTGGATAGCCGG ATTGAGCGGCAGCTCTTTGAAGAGACCGTGAAGACCCTTAATGGTTTTTATGCAGAGGCTGAGAAGATCGGGGGCAGCTCCTACCTGGAGGGCTGCCTGGCCTGTGCCACAGCCTACTTCATCTTCCTCTGCATGGAGACCCACTATGAGAAG GTTCTCAAGAAGATTTCCCGTTATATCCAGGAGCAGAATGAGAAGGTCTTTGCTCCTCGAGGACTCCTGCTCACAGATCCTGTGGAACGGGGGATGAGGGTT ATCGAGATCTCCATCTATGAGGACCggtgcagcagcagcagttcgagtagtggcagcagcagcggcagcggcagcagcagtgCTggcgggggtggggcgggagcCCGGTGA